From the genome of Thermoflexus hugenholtzii, one region includes:
- the hemA gene encoding glutamyl-tRNA reductase — protein MSGPGGEIFGVGTHRRANASAGGFGFPPEQVRAWLSALRAGGLPEAVVLSTCERLEIYGVGAADVAAAFLQQALGMGSPLALTRWTGSTAVRHLFRVAAGLDSTAVGEPEILGQVREALTLAREAGTVGAILGPLFDRAIALGREVRSRTDLGRFPSSLAALAVQEIRERVGLAGKRILVVGAGTMGSAVVRAVGRDRPLRLRVLSRTLERARQLAEPAGGEAGTLTDLISSLIEADVAFMALAVPQPILSRPELHAVAHGRGAAPADPLWLVDLGAPPNVDPQAELPPSIHRIGLEDLQARGNARRQRLEAAIAQAEAMVEAAVREWEAAQRSRAVGPLIARLERRAEAIRQQELAWLWPKLGELTPAQRARIEQFAHRLVRKLLHAPLIGLKQAAGDPQALALFQALWQLEDDPFSSDGGASP, from the coding sequence ATGTCGGGGCCTGGCGGGGAGATCTTCGGCGTGGGGACCCACCGGCGGGCGAACGCTTCAGCCGGGGGATTCGGGTTCCCCCCGGAGCAGGTGCGGGCGTGGCTTTCGGCGTTGCGCGCAGGCGGATTGCCCGAAGCCGTGGTCCTGAGCACCTGCGAACGGTTGGAGATCTACGGGGTCGGCGCGGCGGACGTCGCGGCCGCGTTCCTGCAACAGGCCCTGGGCATGGGATCCCCCCTCGCCTTGACCCGATGGACCGGATCGACAGCCGTCCGTCATCTGTTCCGGGTGGCCGCCGGCCTGGATTCCACCGCGGTGGGCGAGCCGGAGATCCTCGGACAGGTGCGGGAAGCCCTGACCCTCGCTCGGGAGGCCGGGACGGTCGGCGCGATCCTGGGCCCGCTGTTCGACCGGGCCATCGCCCTGGGCCGGGAGGTGCGTTCTCGAACGGACCTGGGGCGCTTCCCCTCCTCCCTGGCCGCCCTGGCCGTCCAGGAGATCCGGGAACGTGTGGGGCTGGCCGGCAAACGGATCCTGGTGGTGGGGGCGGGGACGATGGGGAGCGCGGTGGTGCGGGCGGTGGGGCGGGACCGGCCGCTTCGCCTTCGGGTGCTCAGCCGCACCCTGGAACGGGCGCGCCAGCTGGCCGAACCCGCGGGCGGGGAGGCCGGGACCCTGACGGATCTGATCTCCAGCCTGATCGAAGCGGATGTGGCCTTCATGGCCCTGGCCGTCCCTCAGCCGATCCTCTCCCGCCCGGAGCTCCACGCGGTGGCGCACGGACGGGGCGCGGCGCCGGCGGATCCCCTGTGGCTGGTGGATCTGGGAGCCCCGCCGAACGTGGACCCGCAGGCTGAGCTCCCGCCTTCCATTCATCGGATCGGCCTGGAGGATCTGCAGGCCCGTGGGAACGCGCGCCGGCAGCGGCTGGAGGCCGCGATCGCGCAGGCTGAGGCGATGGTGGAAGCAGCGGTGCGGGAGTGGGAGGCCGCGCAGCGGAGCCGGGCTGTCGGCCCGCTCATCGCCCGCCTGGAACGCCGGGCGGAGGCGATCCGCCAGCAGGAGCTGGCGTGGCTGTGGCCGAAGCTGGGAGAGCTCACCCCCGCCCAGCGCGCCCGCATCGAGCAGTTCGCCCACCGGCTGGTCCGCAAGCTGCTGCACGCTCCCCTCATCGGTCTGAAGCAGGCGGCCGGGGATCCGCAAGCCCTGGCGCTGTTCCAGGCCTTGTGGCAGCTGGAGGACGATCCCTTCTCTTCGGACGGAGGGGCCTCGCCGTGA
- the hemC gene encoding hydroxymethylbilane synthase: protein MSDRPLRVGTRGSALARAQTEQVIRRLRAMHPEIPVETVIVHTSGDRGQREVRGAFVKELQHTLLEGRIDLAVHSLKDLPTDPVPGLRLAAVLEREDPREALIACNGWTWTTLPAGARVGTGSPRRTAQLRALRPDLAYLPLIGNVDTRLRRLEEGRYEAIVLAVAGLIRLGRSEAITEIFPLDQVLPAPGQGAIAVEIRADDARAQALAERLNHPPTWWAVTAERAFLRALGGGCRVPIAAYGEVRGDRLWLDGLVISPDGRQAIRDQIEGPAEAAEELGRALAERLRSQGAIRILEEAG, encoded by the coding sequence GTGAGCGACCGCCCGTTGCGAGTGGGCACCCGGGGCAGCGCTTTGGCCCGGGCGCAAACCGAGCAGGTGATCCGCCGGCTCCGCGCCATGCATCCGGAGATCCCGGTGGAGACCGTGATCGTTCACACCAGCGGCGACCGCGGGCAGCGGGAGGTGCGGGGTGCCTTCGTCAAGGAGCTCCAGCACACCCTTCTGGAGGGACGGATCGACCTGGCGGTGCACAGCTTGAAGGATCTGCCCACGGATCCGGTGCCCGGGCTGCGGCTGGCGGCCGTGCTGGAACGGGAAGATCCCCGGGAGGCCCTGATCGCCTGCAACGGATGGACCTGGACGACGCTGCCCGCTGGCGCCCGGGTGGGGACCGGCAGCCCCCGCCGCACCGCCCAGCTGCGAGCGCTCCGGCCGGATCTGGCCTATCTCCCGCTCATCGGGAACGTGGACACTCGCTTGCGGCGCCTGGAGGAGGGGCGCTACGAGGCCATCGTGCTGGCCGTGGCCGGGCTGATCCGCCTGGGGCGCAGCGAGGCCATCACGGAGATCTTCCCCCTGGATCAGGTGCTCCCGGCCCCCGGGCAAGGAGCCATCGCCGTGGAAATCCGGGCGGACGATGCGCGGGCCCAGGCCCTCGCGGAGCGCCTCAACCATCCGCCCACGTGGTGGGCGGTGACCGCTGAGCGCGCCTTCCTGCGCGCCCTGGGCGGAGGCTGTCGGGTCCCCATCGCCGCCTATGGCGAGGTGCGAGGCGATCGCCTATGGCTGGACGGCTTAGTGATCTCCCCGGATGGGAGGCAGGCGATCCGGGATCAGATCGAAGGACCCGCGGAGGCCGCGGAGGAG